The Thermodesulfobacteriota bacterium genome contains the following window.
ATTACACCCTGAATGATGTCATCAATGTAAGTATAATCCCGCCGGGACGAACCGTCTCCGTAGAGCGGCACCTCCAGGCCCTCGTCGATAAGGCGCGTAAACTTGTGAATAGCCATCTCCGGCCGCTGACGCGGGCCATAAACCGTAAAAAAACGCAGCACGGTAACATGGATGCCGTAAAGGTGATGATAGGTATAACACATGAGTTCATTGGCCCGTTTGGTGGCCGCGTAAGGAGATACGGGCTTTGATATCTCGTCATCTTCTGAAAACGGGATCTTATTGTTTATGCCATACACTGAAGACGACCCGCCATAGATAAACCTCTTTACGTCATATTTACGGCAAAGCTCCAGGATATTTAAGGTACCGCGTCCATTTACATCCTCGTAAAGCAGGGGGTCCTTTAAAGACGGACGTACTCCGGCTCGTGCCGCCAGGTGGATGACCTCGGTTAATGGAAACTCGCGAAACACACCTTCCATAAAGGAGGGGTCGCGAATATCTCCCTGCCGCAGATGAAAATTCCGGCTCTGCAGGGCCGGTTCCAGGTTGCGATGCTTGATGGCCGGGTCGTAAAAGTCATTGAAGTCATCGACACAAACCACCTCTTCAGTACTAAGCAGTTTTTCGACCAGATGGGAGCCAATGAATCCCGCTCCACCAGTTACCATGACCGCCATTTACCCTCCTAATAATTAGTTTCCATCCGAACCCCCCGGTTTTCTGGATGGAGCGGTCAGCAGTCAGCTATCAGCGTTCAGCTTAAGATGTTGTTTGTCTTATTTTTTGCTGACGGCTGAAAGCTGATCGCTGAGAGCTTTCATTCGGAAACGGCAGTTTCCGGATGAACACTAATTAGGCTCTTTTTATGATGTTTTATCCGGCATGTCAATTTTTTTGGAGATGGTATTTTTGAAAAGGAGATTTTAACTCATAGCTATAGGTAACTAAACAAAAAAATTCTTGTAATCTCTATACCTCCCGTGGTAAAGGATAGCAATCAAAAACACCACTCAGGAGGGGTTGTCATGGCAGAAGGTAATGTCCTGGAGGTTAGCGACAGCAGTTTTGAGACAGATATCCTCAAAAGTGATAAGCCGGCGCTGGTAGATTTCTGGGCGGCGTGGTGTGGCCCGTGCCGGGCGATTGCCCCGGTGGTTAAAGAACTGGCCGAGGAATATGCAGACCGCATGAGGGTCGCAAAAATGAACGTGGACGAAAATCCGGCCACGCCTAGTAAATATGGCATCAGGGCCATTCCTACGCTGCTTTTTTTTAAAGACGGTAAATTGGCCGATCAGATTACCGGCGCAGTCTCTAAAAACATCATTGAAAGCGGCATCAAAAAGATCCTTGAGACATAAATAATATGAATAAAGTTAAACGGATTAGAAGCGGCGACATGCAAAGGATCGCCACCTTTTCTTTTGTACTGTTTTTCCTGTTATTTTTTACCGGCTGCGCTACAATTACTTCTTTAGTCTTTCCTAAACCACCGAGTGAAAAAACCGCCGAAGAATTGGCAACATCGGGTATGGCTTATCTGCGTGGCGGAGATTATTATAAGTCCGCAGAGGCCTTCCAGCAGATAAAGGACCGTCATCCGTTCAGCCAATATAGTC
Protein-coding sequences here:
- a CDS encoding GDP-mannose 4,6-dehydratase, yielding MAVMVTGGAGFIGSHLVEKLLSTEEVVCVDDFNDFYDPAIKHRNLEPALQSRNFHLRQGDIRDPSFMEGVFREFPLTEVIHLAARAGVRPSLKDPLLYEDVNGRGTLNILELCRKYDVKRFIYGGSSSVYGINNKIPFSEDDEISKPVSPYAATKRANELMCYTYHHLYGIHVTVLRFFTVYGPRQRPEMAIHKFTRLIDEGLEVPLYGDGSSRRDYTYIDDIIQGVMAARASTAIGPYDIFNLGESHTTELRKLVALIEDALGKKARIKWLPDQPGDVPVTYADISKSEGLLGYNPQVTVEEGIPLFVKWYQEMKVKR
- the trxA gene encoding thioredoxin, which gives rise to MAEGNVLEVSDSSFETDILKSDKPALVDFWAAWCGPCRAIAPVVKELAEEYADRMRVAKMNVDENPATPSKYGIRAIPTLLFFKDGKLADQITGAVSKNIIESGIKKILET